Genomic DNA from Mycolicibacterium helvum:
AACGAAGCGACGAACACCAGCGCGGCTGCCAGAGCGCTCTACCTGAATCGCCACTCGTTGTTGTACCGGATCAAACTCATCGAGGAGCTCACCGGCTTGTCGCTGAAGAATCCCGCCGACCGCTTCCAGTTGGAGGTCAGCGTTCGGGTCCACCAGATCAACGAAGCTCGGGCCGACGGTATGCGCCGTGGGTGAGCCCAGTTCGCGGGAGAAGCGTCAGGTGTCGTGCAGGACGACTCCGCGGATGTTGCGGCCGGCGAGCATGTCGTCGTAGGCGTCGTTGATCTCGCCCAACTTGTATTCGTGGGTGACGGTCTCGTCGAGCAGTAGCTTGCCCTCGCGGTAGAGGCTGAGCAGTTTCGGGATGTCGGCGCGCGGGTTGGCTTGTCCGTACAGGCTGCCGAGCAGACGCTTCTGGAAGAGCGTGAACATCGTCATCGGCAGGATCGGCGTCACGTCCGTCATCGCGGCCAGTGCGGTCAGCACCACGGTGCCACCCTTGCTGACGAGTTCCAGCGCGTCGTTGATCATCGGGCCTTTGACCAGCCCGACGGTCAGCAGCGCGGAATCGGCCATCACGCCTCGGGTCAGCTCACGAACCAGTTCGGTGCCTTCCTCAATAGATGTCGCGAAGTGGGTCGCGCCGAAGAGAAACGCCTTGTCCCGCTTGCTTTCCACGATGTCGATCACGACGATCTTCTCCGCGCCGGCCAGCCGGGCGCCCTGGATGGCTCCGCTGCCGATCCCGCCGCAGCCGATCACCACCACGGTGTCGCCGGGACGCACGTCGGCGGTGTTGACCGCCGAACCCCAGCCGGTGGTCACACCGCAGCCGAGCAAGCAGGCCCGGGTCAGCGGGATGTCG
This window encodes:
- a CDS encoding NDMA-dependent alcohol dehydrogenase, which translates into the protein MKMNAAILWEYGRDWSVEEVELDPPKEGEVLVSFEATGLCHSDHHIRDGDLVAPIPLIGGHEGAGIVREVGPGVRDLKVGDHIVAAFLPACGRCRWCATGKSNLCDMGAEILMGLQPDGTFRRHARGQDIYAAIGLGTFAPYGTVPEASLVKIDDDIPLTRACLLGCGVTTGWGSAVNTADVRPGDTVVVIGCGGIGSGAIQGARLAGAEKIVVIDIVESKRDKAFLFGATHFATSIEEGTELVRELTRGVMADSALLTVGLVKGPMINDALELVSKGGTVVLTALAAMTDVTPILPMTMFTLFQKRLLGSLYGQANPRADIPKLLSLYREGKLLLDETVTHEYKLGEINDAYDDMLAGRNIRGVVLHDT